A window of Cherax quadricarinatus isolate ZL_2023a chromosome 70, ASM3850222v1, whole genome shotgun sequence contains these coding sequences:
- the LOC128695979 gene encoding uncharacterized protein, which produces MWIPTSLNLSLRSNVVDTYSPKMNFQVLACVLGTVGLAAAVPVPSTPQQVPSVNDNALDSEVLLEVAALTSKFLPALREAFNNEEGTQMGRINRISQSFLPLARAVVKYRSDTEDNYNVDSSQKQQEAAEAVVPVLLDLVKLLVEIMPQVPQQTNFNVQDLKLPTIDSEFVPDQTIPEVKIPATKFVPEIVIPEIKIQ; this is translated from the exons ATGTGGATACCGACCTCGCTCAATCTGTCCCTACGAAGCAACGTTGTGGATACGTACAGCCCTAAGATGAATTTTCAG GTTCTGGCTTGTGTTCTGGGTACGGTGGGGCTAGCCGCAGCTGTCCCTGTTCCATCTACGCCTCAACAAGTTCCCAGCGTAAATGATAATGCGCTGGACTCGGAGGTACTTTTAGAAGTCGCTGCTCTCACCTCCAAGTTCCTCCCTGCCCTAAGAGAGGCCTTCAACAACGAGGAAGGGACACAGATGGGTAGGATCAACAGAATCAGTCAATCCTTCCTCCCACTGGCTCGAGCCGTTGTTAAGTACAGAAGTGATACTGAGGATAACTACAACGTTGACTCCAGCCAAAAGCAGCAGGAGGCTGCGGAAGCCGTAGTTCCGGTGCTGCTGGACTTAGTCAAACTCCTCGTGGAGATAATGCCGCAGGTGCCGCAACAAACCAATTTTAACGTACAAGATTTAAAGCTTCCTACCATCGACAGCGAGTTCGTTCCTGACCAAACGATCCCTGAGGTCAAGATTCCAGCTACTAAATTTGTACCAGAAATTGTTATTCCCGAAATCAAGATTCAATAG